A single Methylobacterium sp. 17Sr1-1 DNA region contains:
- a CDS encoding Crp/Fnr family transcriptional regulator, with the protein MTLETEVQSLRQVPMFREVDPARLKLLAFTSERVHFADGQRFFDRGDAADAAYLILEGEAAVTLDGPQGPIRLALLGANALVGEMGILADQPRSATVTAVVPTTALRIDRRVFLELLSQFPQIAIAVMRELAHRLEMTNQQLAQTRTG; encoded by the coding sequence ATGACGCTTGAGACCGAGGTGCAGTCGCTGCGCCAAGTGCCGATGTTCCGCGAGGTGGATCCGGCCCGCCTGAAGCTGCTCGCCTTCACCAGCGAGCGGGTGCACTTCGCCGACGGGCAGCGCTTCTTCGACCGGGGCGACGCGGCGGATGCGGCCTACCTGATCCTGGAGGGCGAGGCGGCCGTCACGCTCGACGGGCCGCAGGGGCCGATCCGCCTGGCGCTGCTCGGCGCCAACGCCCTCGTCGGCGAGATGGGCATCCTGGCCGACCAGCCGCGCTCCGCCACCGTGACCGCGGTGGTGCCGACGACGGCGCTCCGCATCGATCGGCGGGTCTTCCTCGAGCTCCTGAGCCAGTTCCCGCAGATCGCCATCGCGGTGATGCGCGAACTCGCCCACCGCCTCGAGATGACCAACCAGCAGCTCGCCCAGACGCGGACCGGCTGA
- a CDS encoding ABC transporter substrate-binding protein: MTPTRRALLSGALALAAPAVRRAQAETSEVLIAQQFGLLYLQQDVMERLDLIEKHAARLGLPSLKARFVRLGGTGPVTDALLAGKLHFGSGGAPGAMLLWDRSRGAIKSCFAMNATDQKLLTVRPDLRRIEDLKPTDRIALPAVKTAPQAIWLQMAAAAAFGPAEWNRFDSLTVGRAHPDSMAAMLARTEIDCHWSTSPFQERALADPAVREVTSSFRVMGLPSVTPNTIYGNAAFREANPIAWKACLAAFQEATDFINKEPAQAVEIYLKNSGDKDSAQNVLAAMRSPGNAFTLQPRGLMKVASFMAETGVLKRRPASLGDLFFPEALDLGGS; encoded by the coding sequence ATGACCCCGACCCGTCGCGCGCTTCTGTCGGGCGCGCTCGCGCTCGCCGCCCCCGCGGTCCGCCGGGCGCAGGCCGAGACCTCCGAGGTGCTGATCGCGCAGCAGTTCGGCCTGCTCTACCTGCAGCAGGACGTGATGGAGCGCCTGGACCTGATCGAGAAGCACGCCGCCCGGCTCGGCCTGCCCAGCCTCAAGGCACGGTTCGTGCGCCTCGGCGGCACCGGCCCGGTCACCGACGCGCTGCTCGCCGGCAAGCTCCATTTCGGCAGCGGCGGCGCGCCCGGCGCGATGCTGCTCTGGGACCGCTCGCGCGGGGCGATCAAGTCGTGTTTCGCCATGAACGCGACGGACCAGAAGCTCCTGACCGTTCGGCCGGACCTGCGCCGCATCGAGGACCTGAAACCCACCGACCGGATCGCGCTTCCGGCGGTCAAGACCGCGCCGCAGGCGATCTGGCTGCAGATGGCGGCGGCCGCGGCGTTCGGCCCGGCCGAGTGGAACCGCTTCGATTCCCTCACCGTGGGGCGCGCGCATCCCGACAGCATGGCGGCAATGCTCGCGCGGACCGAGATCGACTGCCACTGGTCGACGAGCCCGTTCCAGGAACGGGCGCTGGCCGACCCCGCGGTGCGCGAGGTGACGAGCAGCTTCCGGGTCATGGGTCTGCCCTCGGTCACCCCCAACACGATCTACGGCAACGCCGCCTTCCGCGAGGCGAACCCGATCGCCTGGAAGGCCTGCCTCGCCGCCTTCCAGGAGGCGACGGACTTCATCAACAAGGAGCCGGCCCAGGCGGTCGAGATCTATCTCAAGAACTCGGGCGACAAGGACAGCGCGCAGAACGTGCTCGCCGCGATGCGCAGTCCGGGCAACGCGTTCACGCTGCAGCCGCGCGGGCTGATGAAGGTCGCGAGCTTCATGGCCGAGACCGGCGTGCTGAAGCGCCGGCCGGCGAGCCTGGGCGACCTGTTCTTTCCCGAGGCGCTGGATCTCGGCGGGAGCTGA
- a CDS encoding putative zinc-binding peptidase — protein sequence MKLFQCQSCGNILYFENRSCQRCGHRLAYLPETRALSAIEPAGGEDWTPLAARDRPSRFCANAVHDACNWLVPPGSGDAFCLACRHNGTIPDVSNPEYLAKWREMEFAKHRLFYSLLRWNLPLKTRGEDPEHGLIFHFLADPPENQGPKVMTGHDNGVITIALVEADDAEREKRRRQMGEPYRTLLGHFRHEVGHHYWDLLVRDAGRLEACRAVFGDDSQDYNAALQRHYEQGTPANWQENFVSAYATTHPWEDFAETWAHYLHIVDTLEMASAFGMQVHPLLDAGGELAARIDFDPYEAQSIEQIVAAWLPFVFALNSVNRAMGQGDLYPFVLAPPVIAKLGFIHGLVHGTI from the coding sequence ATGAAGCTGTTCCAGTGCCAGTCCTGCGGCAACATCCTGTATTTCGAGAACCGGAGCTGCCAGCGCTGCGGCCATCGCCTGGCCTATCTGCCGGAGACCCGCGCGCTGTCGGCGATCGAGCCCGCCGGAGGCGAGGACTGGACGCCGCTGGCCGCCCGCGACCGGCCGAGCCGGTTCTGCGCCAACGCGGTGCACGATGCCTGCAACTGGCTGGTGCCGCCCGGCTCGGGCGACGCGTTCTGCCTCGCCTGCCGCCACAACGGCACGATCCCGGACGTCTCGAACCCGGAATACCTCGCCAAGTGGCGCGAGATGGAATTCGCCAAGCACCGGCTGTTCTACAGCCTGCTGCGCTGGAACCTGCCGCTCAAGACACGGGGCGAGGATCCCGAGCACGGGCTGATCTTCCACTTCCTGGCCGACCCGCCGGAGAACCAGGGCCCGAAGGTGATGACCGGCCACGACAACGGCGTCATCACCATCGCCCTCGTCGAGGCCGACGACGCCGAGCGCGAGAAGCGCCGGCGCCAGATGGGTGAGCCGTACCGGACGCTGCTCGGGCACTTCCGCCACGAGGTCGGGCACCATTACTGGGACCTCCTGGTGCGCGATGCCGGCCGGCTGGAGGCCTGCCGGGCGGTGTTCGGCGACGATTCGCAGGATTACAACGCGGCGCTCCAGCGGCACTACGAGCAGGGCACGCCGGCGAACTGGCAGGAGAACTTCGTCTCGGCCTACGCCACCACCCATCCGTGGGAGGATTTCGCCGAGACCTGGGCGCATTACCTGCACATCGTCGACACGCTGGAGATGGCGAGCGCCTTCGGCATGCAGGTCCACCCGCTGCTCGATGCCGGCGGCGAGCTCGCCGCGCGGATCGACTTCGACCCCTACGAGGCGCAGAGCATCGAGCAGATCGTGGCGGCCTGGCTGCCCTTCGTCTTCGCCCTCAACAGCGTCAACCGGGCGATGGGCCAGGGCGACCTCTACCCCTTCGTGCTGGCCCCGCCGGTGATCGCCAAGCTCGGCTTCATCCACGGTCTCGTCCATGGAACGATCTGA
- a CDS encoding TadE/TadG family type IV pilus assembly protein, translating to MRLARFRCCRSGAVGVLFGVLLPILAMGAVGVAELAEVMQAKAKLQRNVDAAAIQGAGEFGVDQSAATTERTRLYADAMAESLRLRWAVATTATVEAASRTVTVRQSANRASFFGNLLPPGGWTIAATATAIRTARKPLCVLGTRGGGPLDDGQDSIALQASSAITASDCLVQSNANLTAGPGTVLSAGEARAVGSAAGPIRPAPVTDAPPMADPFAAMRLDAPSLLCDSLSLSLGSGTFRLEPGVHCGAIALLGDATIVLAPGDHYFVGPGLSVGGNATITGSDVVVILKGLVTAQVTGSAVLQLEGRKSGPYAGFVLITDRSYLGDVEISTSNARKLVGTIYLPNASLTVSGANNRIADQSPWTVVVARTIRTLGSANLVINAGYAASSVPVPAGVGPQKDRPVRLSQ from the coding sequence TTGCGACTCGCCCGCTTCCGGTGCTGCCGGAGCGGCGCGGTCGGCGTGCTGTTCGGCGTGCTGCTGCCGATCCTGGCGATGGGGGCGGTCGGCGTCGCCGAGCTCGCCGAGGTGATGCAGGCGAAGGCGAAGCTCCAGCGCAACGTCGACGCGGCGGCGATCCAGGGCGCGGGCGAGTTCGGCGTCGACCAGTCGGCCGCCACGACGGAGCGCACGCGCCTCTACGCCGACGCGATGGCCGAGTCCCTGCGCCTGCGCTGGGCGGTCGCCACGACCGCCACGGTCGAGGCCGCGTCGCGCACCGTGACGGTGCGCCAGAGCGCCAACCGCGCCTCGTTCTTCGGCAACCTGCTGCCGCCGGGCGGCTGGACCATCGCCGCCACCGCGACGGCGATCCGCACCGCCCGAAAACCCCTCTGCGTGCTCGGCACGCGTGGGGGCGGCCCGCTCGATGACGGGCAGGACAGCATCGCGCTCCAGGCCAGCTCCGCGATCACCGCGAGCGACTGCCTCGTCCAGAGCAACGCCAACCTGACCGCCGGCCCGGGCACCGTTCTGTCGGCCGGCGAGGCGCGCGCCGTCGGCAGCGCCGCCGGCCCGATCCGGCCGGCGCCGGTGACCGACGCGCCGCCGATGGCCGATCCGTTCGCGGCGATGCGGCTCGACGCGCCGTCGCTCCTGTGCGACTCGCTCTCGCTCAGCCTCGGCTCCGGCACGTTCCGCCTCGAGCCCGGCGTGCATTGCGGCGCCATCGCGCTGCTGGGCGACGCCACCATCGTGCTGGCGCCGGGCGACCACTACTTCGTCGGCCCGGGCCTCAGCGTCGGCGGCAACGCCACGATCACCGGCAGCGACGTCGTGGTCATCCTCAAGGGGCTGGTGACCGCGCAGGTCACCGGCAGCGCCGTGCTGCAGCTCGAAGGCCGCAAGAGCGGACCCTATGCGGGCTTCGTGCTGATCACGGACCGCAGCTATCTCGGCGACGTCGAGATCTCGACCAGCAACGCCCGCAAGCTCGTCGGCACGATCTACCTGCCGAATGCGAGCCTCACGGTGAGCGGCGCCAACAACCGGATCGCCGACCAGTCGCCCTGGACGGTGGTGGTGGCGCGCACGATCCGCACCCTGGGGAGCGCCAACCTGGTGATCAACGCGGGCTACGCCGCCTCCAGCGTGCCGGTGCCGGCCGGGGTCGGCCCGCAGAAGGACCGGCCGGTCCGCCTGTCGCAGTGA
- a CDS encoding ABC transporter ATP-binding protein/permease: protein MSGGAEAAERTGGGIAPAAGGAPARGDRAAGRDQAQDRAQDQIAAARSGNDPEAGDASGGLDRSLFRYIWRHSKRDQILICAVVLASLPLYFASLDLPRRIVNEAIQGHAFEKGNETAKFLVLRLQMPDWFGHDIALFSGFDVDRFELLFGLSSMFLLLVLINGAFKYWINVAKGALGERMLRRLRFQLFSLIMRFSPDALRHTKASEVATIIRDEVEPIGGFIGDAYILPAFLGTQAATAMAFILLQNVWLGLLAAGVVGVQFVVIPRLRRELLRLGRQRQLASRRLAGRVGEVVDGIAAVHSNGAEAWERAEIGHRLGGLFDLRLRIYRRKFMVKFLNNLLAQMTPFLFYCIGGYFALKGQLSIGQLVAVIAAYRDLPPPLKELIDWDQQRLDVQVKYEQVLQQFLPERLLGLDAPGRDDSLCGRLAAEGVGVQEPHGPVLANVSLSLPLPALVGIVSDGGPAASTFARVLARRTVPTSGRITLEDHDLAEWSGAALTRRIAYAGVDPILFPGSLRDNIVYGLNRRPPEGAAADAKVLAEARRTGNPVEPFPADWIDYAQAGVADAAALDALILDWLTRIGMGEEVYRFGLLGQVDPERHPDLAARLIEARIAFRERLAAEGHANLVEPFDPARYNRQATVAENLLFGVPTTTALTGRALAEHAVVRLVLDRTGLADDLVTMGERIAATMLEIFRGLPSGHPLFEQFSFLSADELPEFEAILARRTATEASAERHGGGTLNRIRRRWIGLGRYGSADATRLIALPLAYIEPRHRLGLIDDAFRDRLVAARAELRAALDEAGMGGVDFYDPDQVCAAAPLRDNLLFGRINQSVADAVETVTATGTALVQEMQLAPAITRVGLDHQVGPEGRFLSSVQRAVVSLVRALIRRPDLLVLDGALSPMGENRARTVLGLLLERYGRENSLVVVLPNDRVADRFALVLRAAGTQIQGPERPGPGAASPEEAPAGAGVAAPAAAVSARAEDETGPEPARVEQDVKA from the coding sequence ATGAGCGGCGGGGCGGAAGCGGCGGAGCGGACGGGCGGCGGCATCGCTCCGGCGGCGGGCGGAGCCCCGGCGCGCGGGGACCGCGCCGCCGGGCGGGACCAGGCGCAGGATCGGGCGCAGGATCAGATCGCCGCCGCCCGGTCCGGCAACGACCCGGAAGCCGGCGACGCCTCCGGCGGCCTCGACCGCAGCCTGTTCCGCTACATCTGGCGCCACTCGAAGCGCGACCAGATCCTGATCTGCGCCGTCGTGCTGGCCTCGCTGCCGCTCTACTTCGCCTCCCTCGACCTGCCGCGGCGCATCGTCAACGAGGCGATCCAGGGCCACGCCTTCGAGAAGGGCAACGAGACCGCCAAGTTCCTGGTGCTGCGCCTGCAGATGCCGGACTGGTTCGGCCACGACATCGCGCTGTTCTCCGGCTTCGACGTCGACCGGTTCGAGCTGCTGTTCGGGCTCTCGTCGATGTTCCTGCTGCTGGTGCTGATCAACGGCGCCTTCAAGTACTGGATCAACGTGGCGAAGGGGGCGCTCGGCGAGCGCATGCTGCGGCGCCTGCGGTTCCAGCTGTTCTCGCTGATCATGCGCTTCTCGCCCGACGCGCTGCGCCACACCAAGGCCTCCGAGGTCGCGACGATCATCCGCGACGAGGTCGAGCCGATCGGCGGATTCATCGGCGACGCCTACATCCTGCCGGCCTTCCTCGGCACCCAGGCCGCCACCGCGATGGCGTTCATCCTGCTCCAGAACGTCTGGCTCGGGCTGCTCGCCGCCGGCGTCGTCGGGGTGCAGTTCGTGGTGATCCCCCGCCTGCGGCGCGAATTGCTGCGCCTCGGGCGCCAGCGCCAGCTCGCCTCGCGCCGCCTCGCCGGCCGGGTCGGCGAGGTGGTGGACGGCATCGCGGCGGTGCATTCCAACGGGGCCGAGGCCTGGGAGCGGGCCGAGATCGGCCACCGCCTCGGCGGCCTGTTCGACCTGCGCCTGCGCATCTACCGGCGCAAGTTCATGGTCAAGTTCCTGAACAACCTGCTCGCGCAGATGACGCCGTTCCTGTTCTACTGCATCGGCGGCTACTTCGCGCTCAAAGGCCAGCTCAGCATCGGCCAGCTCGTGGCGGTGATCGCCGCCTACCGCGACCTGCCGCCGCCCCTGAAGGAGCTGATCGACTGGGACCAGCAGCGCCTCGACGTGCAGGTGAAGTACGAGCAGGTGCTGCAGCAATTCCTGCCCGAGCGGCTGCTCGGGCTCGACGCGCCGGGGCGCGACGACTCGCTCTGCGGCCGGCTCGCCGCCGAGGGCGTCGGCGTCCAGGAGCCGCACGGACCGGTGCTCGCCAACGTCTCCCTCTCGCTGCCGCTTCCGGCGCTCGTCGGCATCGTCAGCGACGGCGGTCCGGCCGCCTCGACCTTCGCGCGGGTGCTGGCGCGGCGCACGGTGCCGACCTCCGGGCGGATCACCCTCGAGGACCACGACCTCGCGGAATGGTCCGGCGCGGCGCTCACCCGGCGCATCGCCTATGCGGGGGTCGACCCGATCCTTTTTCCGGGATCCTTGCGCGACAACATCGTCTACGGCCTCAACCGCCGGCCGCCCGAGGGCGCCGCCGCCGACGCGAAGGTGCTCGCCGAGGCCCGCCGCACCGGCAACCCGGTCGAGCCGTTCCCGGCCGACTGGATCGACTACGCCCAGGCCGGCGTCGCGGACGCCGCCGCCCTCGACGCCCTGATCCTCGACTGGCTCACCCGCATCGGCATGGGCGAGGAGGTCTACCGCTTCGGCCTCCTCGGCCAAGTCGATCCCGAGCGCCATCCGGACCTCGCCGCCCGGCTGATCGAGGCGCGGATCGCCTTCCGCGAGCGCCTGGCGGCGGAGGGGCACGCGAACCTCGTCGAGCCGTTCGACCCCGCCCGCTACAACCGGCAGGCGACGGTGGCCGAGAACCTGCTGTTCGGCGTGCCGACCACCACGGCGCTGACCGGGCGGGCGCTCGCCGAGCACGCGGTGGTGCGCCTCGTCCTCGACCGCACCGGGCTCGCGGACGACCTCGTCACCATGGGCGAGCGGATCGCCGCCACGATGCTGGAGATCTTCCGCGGCCTGCCGAGCGGGCACCCGCTGTTCGAGCAGTTCTCGTTCCTCTCCGCCGACGAGCTGCCGGAATTCGAGGCGATCCTCGCGCGCCGCACCGCCACCGAGGCCTCCGCCGAGCGGCACGGCGGCGGCACGCTCAATCGGATCCGGCGGCGCTGGATCGGGCTCGGCCGCTACGGCTCGGCCGACGCGACCCGGCTCATCGCCCTGCCGCTCGCCTATATCGAGCCCCGCCACCGCCTCGGCCTGATCGACGACGCGTTTCGCGACCGGCTGGTCGCGGCGCGGGCCGAGCTGCGCGCCGCCCTCGACGAGGCCGGGATGGGGGGCGTCGACTTCTACGACCCCGACCAGGTCTGCGCCGCCGCGCCGTTGCGCGACAACCTGCTGTTCGGCCGCATCAACCAGTCAGTCGCCGACGCCGTCGAGACCGTGACGGCGACCGGCACCGCCCTGGTGCAGGAGATGCAGCTCGCCCCCGCCATCACCCGGGTCGGGCTCGACCACCAGGTCGGCCCCGAGGGGCGCTTCCTGTCGAGCGTGCAGCGGGCGGTGGTGAGCCTGGTGCGGGCGCTGATCCGCCGGCCGGACCTGCTCGTCCTCGACGGCGCCCTGTCGCCGATGGGCGAGAACCGCGCCCGCACGGTGCTGGGCCTGCTGCTGGAGCGGTACGGGCGCGAGAACAGCCTCGTGGTGGTGCTGCCGAACGACCGCGTCGCCGACCGGTTCGCCCTGGTGCTGCGGGCCGCCGGCACGCAGATCCAAGGGCCGGAGAGGCCCGGCCCTGGTGCGGCGTCCCCCGAAGAGGCGCCGGCGGGGGCTGGCGTTGCGGCGCCGGCTGCGGCAGTCTCCGCACGCGCCGAGGACGAGACGGGGCCGGAACCGGCGCGCGTCGAGCAGGATGTGAAGGCATGA
- a CDS encoding VOC family protein, with amino-acid sequence MPETEILPELVPEVPETVVRPAIHLDHCVIHVSNWERSTAFYRDVLGAEVIPVGRGYAYRFGGVQLNCHGPGQIGEPRAQVPVMPGNSDLCFRWHGPIEEAIVHLESHSVPVELGPVPRHGAVGEGISVYFRDPDGSLMEFITYPAA; translated from the coding sequence ATGCCGGAGACCGAGATCCTCCCCGAACTCGTGCCGGAGGTGCCCGAGACGGTCGTCCGTCCGGCGATTCACCTCGACCATTGCGTGATTCACGTCTCAAACTGGGAGCGCTCCACCGCCTTCTACCGGGATGTCCTCGGTGCCGAGGTCATCCCGGTCGGGCGCGGCTACGCCTACCGCTTCGGCGGCGTGCAGCTGAACTGCCACGGGCCGGGCCAGATCGGCGAGCCGCGGGCCCAGGTCCCGGTGATGCCCGGCAACAGCGATCTCTGCTTCCGCTGGCACGGTCCGATCGAGGAGGCAATCGTCCATCTCGAGAGCCACAGCGTGCCGGTCGAGCTCGGCCCGGTGCCGCGCCACGGCGCGGTCGGCGAGGGGATCAGCGTCTATTTCCGGGATCCGGACGGGTCGCTCATGGAGTTCATCACCTATCCGGCCGCCTGA
- a CDS encoding fumarylacetoacetate hydrolase family protein: MKLASLKHGRDGRLVVVSRDLTRATDAFIVVPTLQQALDDWERFAPALGALAEQLEHGSVPSFRFHEHDCAAPLPRAYARRHAAAWPGYQALLRQAAGAEAPAGEAGALAPAASDGFLGPRDPLSLDDPAASLDLSAGLAVITGDLPRGADAAAAAEAVRLVTLVAEVIRHDRLRPDGLDLDGAEAPALAASLAPVVVTPDELGDAWRDGSLHRPLLVSRNGKALGCPEAGADLGRSLVALVAEAARRRPLGAGTLVSAGPVSNRGIDGGPGRAAAEGGAGYACLAEARAAEALTGGWVRTPYLAAGDRLRVEMKDAGGHSIFGAIEHDVA; encoded by the coding sequence ATGAAGCTCGCCAGCCTCAAGCACGGCCGCGACGGCCGCCTCGTCGTGGTCTCGCGCGACCTGACCCGCGCCACCGACGCCTTCATCGTGGTGCCGACCCTGCAGCAGGCCCTCGACGACTGGGAGCGGTTCGCCCCCGCGCTCGGTGCCCTCGCCGAGCAGCTCGAACACGGCTCGGTGCCCTCGTTCCGCTTCCACGAGCACGATTGCGCCGCCCCCCTGCCGCGGGCCTATGCCCGCCGGCACGCCGCCGCCTGGCCGGGCTACCAAGCGCTGCTGCGCCAGGCCGCGGGCGCCGAGGCGCCGGCCGGCGAGGCGGGGGCCTTGGCGCCTGCCGCCTCCGACGGGTTCCTCGGGCCCCGCGACCCGCTGAGCCTCGACGATCCGGCCGCCTCCCTCGACCTCTCGGCGGGCCTCGCGGTGATCACCGGCGACCTTCCCCGCGGCGCCGACGCGGCGGCAGCCGCGGAGGCGGTCCGGCTGGTGACGCTGGTGGCGGAGGTGATCCGCCACGACCGGCTGCGGCCGGACGGGCTCGACCTCGACGGGGCGGAGGCGCCGGCGCTCGCCGCCAGCCTCGCGCCGGTGGTGGTGACTCCCGACGAGCTCGGGGACGCCTGGCGGGACGGCAGCCTGCACCGGCCGCTGCTGGTCAGCCGCAACGGCAAGGCCCTCGGCTGCCCCGAGGCCGGGGCCGATCTCGGGCGCAGCCTCGTCGCCCTGGTGGCGGAGGCGGCGCGGCGCCGGCCGCTCGGCGCCGGCACCCTCGTCAGCGCCGGCCCGGTCTCGAACCGCGGCATCGACGGCGGCCCCGGCCGCGCCGCCGCCGAGGGCGGGGCCGGCTATGCCTGCCTGGCCGAGGCCCGCGCCGCCGAGGCCCTGACCGGCGGCTGGGTCCGCACGCCCTACCTCGCGGCCGGCGACCGCCTGCGGGTCGAGATGAAGGATGCCGGCGGGCACTCGATCTTCGGGGCGATCGAGCACGACGTCGCCTGA
- a CDS encoding acetolactate synthase large subunit, whose translation MAMNGAESLVRTLVAGGVEVCFTNPGTSEMHFVAALDRVEGMRAVLCLFEGGATGAADGYARMADKPASTLLHLGPGLGNGIANLHNARRARSPLVNIVGEHATYHRAFDAPLTSDIEGLAGPVSAWVRTGMSAKAVAADGADAIVAARTAPGGVATLILPADTAWEEGSGIAPLPPLPERPRASDEAIAHAVAALRSGEPVLLHLGDQAVRGEGRRIAARIAEKTGAKLLAMTSNARIDRGAGTVPIERLPYPVDPAREVLAPYKHVILVGATLPVAFFAYPGKPSALAAPTCDVFALATPEQDQIDALARLAEAVGAPAEAPLPPLSRPDLPTAGALDQDSIARVLGALIPEGAIVCDESVTTGRAFFPATHAAAPHTWLQLTGGSIGLGIPMATGAAVACPDRKVISLQADGSALYTAQALWTQARERLDVVTLIWANRSYAILRHELTNVGANPGRKAIDMLTLDDPPIDWVSLSKGYGVEARRVETLADFVDTLKGALGRRGPFLVEVALG comes from the coding sequence ATGGCGATGAACGGGGCCGAGAGCCTGGTGCGCACCCTGGTGGCGGGGGGCGTGGAGGTGTGCTTCACCAATCCGGGCACCTCGGAGATGCACTTCGTCGCCGCCCTCGACCGGGTCGAGGGGATGCGGGCGGTCTTGTGCCTGTTCGAGGGCGGCGCCACCGGCGCGGCCGACGGCTACGCCCGCATGGCCGACAAGCCGGCCTCGACGCTGCTGCATCTCGGGCCCGGCCTCGGCAACGGCATCGCCAACCTGCACAACGCGCGCCGCGCCCGCTCTCCGCTCGTCAACATCGTGGGCGAGCACGCCACCTATCACCGCGCCTTCGACGCGCCGCTGACCTCCGACATCGAGGGGCTGGCCGGCCCAGTCTCCGCCTGGGTTCGCACCGGCATGAGCGCCAAGGCGGTGGCGGCGGACGGGGCCGACGCGATCGTCGCCGCCCGCACGGCGCCCGGCGGCGTCGCGACGCTGATCCTGCCCGCCGACACCGCCTGGGAGGAGGGCTCCGGCATCGCTCCCCTCCCCCCGCTCCCCGAGCGCCCGCGGGCGAGCGACGAGGCGATCGCCCACGCGGTCGCGGCGCTCCGCAGCGGCGAGCCGGTGCTGCTGCATCTCGGCGACCAGGCCGTGCGCGGCGAGGGACGGCGCATCGCCGCCCGCATCGCCGAGAAGACCGGCGCGAAGCTGCTCGCGATGACGTCGAACGCCCGCATCGACCGCGGCGCCGGCACGGTACCGATCGAGCGCCTGCCCTATCCGGTCGATCCGGCCCGCGAGGTGCTGGCGCCCTACAAGCACGTGATCCTCGTCGGCGCGACGCTGCCGGTGGCGTTCTTCGCCTATCCGGGCAAGCCGAGCGCGCTCGCCGCCCCGACCTGCGACGTCTTCGCCCTCGCGACGCCGGAGCAGGACCAGATCGACGCACTCGCGCGCCTCGCCGAGGCGGTCGGCGCACCGGCCGAGGCGCCCCTGCCGCCCCTCTCCCGGCCCGACCTGCCGACCGCCGGCGCCCTCGACCAGGATTCGATCGCCCGGGTGCTCGGCGCGCTGATCCCCGAGGGCGCGATCGTCTGCGACGAATCGGTGACGACGGGGCGCGCCTTCTTTCCCGCCACCCACGCGGCCGCGCCCCATACCTGGCTCCAGCTCACCGGCGGCTCGATCGGGCTCGGCATCCCGATGGCGACCGGCGCCGCGGTGGCCTGTCCGGACCGCAAGGTGATCTCGCTCCAGGCCGACGGCAGCGCCCTCTACACCGCCCAGGCGCTGTGGACCCAGGCGCGCGAGCGCCTCGACGTGGTGACGCTGATCTGGGCCAACCGCTCCTACGCGATCCTGCGTCACGAATTGACCAATGTCGGCGCCAATCCGGGCCGCAAGGCGATCGACATGCTGACCCTCGATGATCCGCCGATCGACTGGGTGAGCCTGTCGAAGGGCTACGGCGTCGAGGCGCGCCGGGTCGAGACCCTCGCGGACTTCGTCGACACGCTGAAGGGCGCGCTCGGCCGGCGGGGGCCGTTCCTGGTCGAGGTGGCACTGGGATAG
- a CDS encoding SDR family oxidoreductase yields the protein MDLAAGLKGRHVLVTGASSGLGDHFARLCAGCGASVTVAARRKEKLDALVGSLEAAGAPEARAVALDVADPDSVTAAFAALHALPDVVVNNAGIAEGGAAIDVDIATFDRVIDTNLRGVWAVSTTAARAWRDAGRGGNIVNVASILGLRVSGGVGPYTVSKAGVVQMTQALGLEWARYGIRVNALAPGYIGTDINRDFFDTPSGQAMLKRIPMRRLGRPEDLDGAFLLLAGDASGWMTGATLPVDGGHLVSGL from the coding sequence ATGGATCTCGCCGCCGGCCTGAAGGGCCGCCACGTCCTCGTCACCGGCGCCTCGAGCGGCCTCGGCGACCATTTCGCCCGGCTCTGCGCCGGGTGCGGCGCCAGCGTCACCGTGGCGGCGCGGCGCAAGGAGAAGCTCGACGCCCTGGTGGGGAGCCTGGAAGCTGCCGGCGCGCCGGAGGCCCGGGCGGTCGCCCTCGACGTCGCCGACCCGGATTCGGTGACGGCCGCCTTCGCGGCCCTGCACGCCCTGCCCGACGTGGTGGTCAACAATGCCGGCATCGCCGAGGGCGGCGCGGCGATCGACGTCGACATCGCGACCTTCGACCGGGTGATCGACACCAACCTGCGCGGGGTCTGGGCGGTGTCGACCACGGCGGCCCGGGCCTGGCGCGATGCCGGGCGCGGCGGCAACATCGTCAACGTCGCGTCGATCCTCGGGCTCCGGGTCTCCGGGGGCGTCGGTCCCTACACGGTGTCGAAGGCCGGCGTGGTGCAGATGACCCAGGCGCTCGGCCTCGAATGGGCCCGCTACGGCATCCGGGTCAACGCCCTGGCGCCGGGCTATATCGGCACCGACATCAACCGCGACTTCTTCGACACGCCGTCCGGTCAGGCGATGCTGAAGCGCATCCCGATGCGCCGCCTCGGCCGGCCGGAGGATCTCGACGGCGCCTTCCTGCTGCTCGCCGGCGACGCCTCCGGCTGGATGACCGGGGCGACGCTGCCGGTCGATGGCGGACACCTCGTCTCGGGGCTGTAA